From a single Eleginops maclovinus isolate JMC-PN-2008 ecotype Puerto Natales chromosome 20, JC_Emac_rtc_rv5, whole genome shotgun sequence genomic region:
- the LOC134883358 gene encoding transcription factor HES-5-like, with amino-acid sequence MAPTITAAMTNSQEPHTLTHKLRKPLVEKVRRERINSSIEQIKSLLGAEFLQQQPDSKLEKADILEMTVCVLRQLQQQNEKQRRLLNHVNKMQSSSDKNLREADFSLLSSTVQTSISKEKSPVNSDPWRPW; translated from the exons ATGGCACCTACAATCACTGCAGCAATGACCAACTCTCAGGAGCCTCACACGCTGACCCACAAG CTCAGAAAGCCTCTGGTGGAGAAGGTACGCAGAGAGCGAATCAACAGCAGCATTGAGCAGATCAAGTCTCTCCTGGGTGCAGAGTTCCTCCAACAGCAGCCAGACTCCAAGCTGGAGAAAGCAGACATCCTGGAGATGACAGTTTGTGTCCTGAGACAACTGCAGCAGCAGAATGAGAAGCAGAGGAGACTGCTGAACCACGTCAACAAGATGCAGTCTTCCTCTGATAAGAACCTGAGAGAGGCTGacttctctctgctgagctCCACAGTCCAGACCAGCATCTCCAAAGAGAAGAGTCCAGTCAACAGCGATCCCTGGAGGCCGTGGTAG